The Virgibacillus phasianinus genome includes a window with the following:
- a CDS encoding NAD-dependent epimerase, with protein sequence MKILVTGAAGFIGSHLSRRLLNEGHQVIGIDNVNDYYDPELKKNRLKQITNENFNFIKMDLENLDIINQIFEKYRPEIAVNLAAQAGVRYSLENPHAYINSNIIGFTNILEACRHYRVEHLIYASSSSVYGANTSKPFSTSDNIDHPLSLYAATKKSNELMAHTYSHLYNLPTTGLRFFTVYGPWGRPDMALFLFTKAIVNNEPIDVFNHGNMMRDFTYVDDIVESITRLTKRPAQPNPDWSGANPDPSSSYAPYKVYNIGNNSPVRLMDFIEAIENKLGREAKKNFLPLQAGDVPETYANVEDLYRDIDFQPQTSIQDGVNNFIDWYLEYYGVKL encoded by the coding sequence ATGAAAATACTAGTTACAGGAGCAGCGGGATTCATAGGATCCCATTTATCTAGACGCTTACTTAATGAGGGCCATCAAGTTATTGGAATTGATAACGTAAATGATTATTATGACCCTGAATTAAAAAAAAACAGGTTAAAACAAATTACTAATGAAAACTTTAATTTCATAAAAATGGATCTAGAAAATCTTGATATAATCAACCAAATATTTGAGAAGTATAGACCAGAAATAGCTGTAAATCTTGCGGCACAGGCTGGGGTACGATATAGCCTAGAAAATCCTCACGCTTATATTAACTCAAATATCATTGGTTTTACAAATATACTTGAAGCCTGCCGTCATTATAGGGTAGAACATCTAATATACGCTTCATCGAGTTCAGTATATGGGGCAAATACATCTAAGCCATTTTCAACAAGTGATAATATTGACCACCCCCTAAGTTTATATGCAGCAACAAAAAAATCTAATGAATTAATGGCTCATACCTATAGTCACTTATATAACTTACCTACAACAGGATTACGTTTCTTTACTGTATATGGACCATGGGGGCGCCCCGACATGGCGTTGTTTTTATTTACAAAGGCGATTGTAAATAATGAGCCAATCGATGTATTTAATCACGGAAATATGATGCGTGATTTTACGTATGTAGATGATATAGTAGAAAGTATCACAAGGTTAACTAAACGACCAGCTCAGCCAAATCCTGATTGGTCAGGTGCAAATCCAGATCCAAGTTCAAGTTACGCACCTTACAAAGTCTATAATATTGGAAATAACAGTCCTGTTAGATTGATGGATTTTATAGAGGCTATTGAAAATAAATTAGGAAGAGAAGCGAAGAAGAACTTTTTACCACTACAAGCTGGGGATGTTCCTGAAACATATGCTAATGTGGAAGATTTATATAGGGATATAGACTTTCAGCCACAAACATCTATTCAAGATGGAGTAAATAATTTTATTGATTGGTATTTAGAATATTATGGGGTGAAATTATAA
- a CDS encoding sugar transferase → MKRCFDFIVSLGTLIILSLFIGITAIIVRLKLGSPVIFKQKRPGLKGKPFYVYKFRSMTDERNTDGELLPDNVRLTKTGEIIRKLSLDELPQLFNVLKGDISLVGPRPLLMEYLPLYTSEQARRHDLRPGITGWAQVNGRNAITWEEKFKLDVWYVDNQTFWLDIKILFLTVIKVFKSEGINQDGQATMEKFKGKYDKRVSGND, encoded by the coding sequence ATTAAAAGGTGCTTTGATTTTATAGTTTCTTTGGGAACCCTAATTATTTTATCCTTATTTATTGGAATAACTGCAATAATTGTTAGATTAAAATTAGGATCGCCAGTTATATTTAAACAAAAACGACCTGGATTAAAAGGTAAACCTTTTTATGTTTACAAATTTAGATCCATGACAGATGAACGTAACACAGATGGAGAACTATTACCTGACAATGTCCGCTTAACGAAAACAGGAGAAATAATCCGTAAATTAAGCCTGGATGAACTGCCACAGCTTTTTAATGTGCTTAAGGGTGATATTAGTTTGGTCGGCCCACGTCCATTATTAATGGAATACCTCCCTTTATATACTTCCGAACAGGCTCGACGCCATGATTTAAGACCAGGTATTACCGGGTGGGCACAAGTTAATGGCCGTAACGCAATTACCTGGGAAGAAAAATTTAAATTAGATGTGTGGTATGTAGATAATCAAACATTTTGGTTAGATATTAAAATATTGTTTTTAACTGTAATAAAGGTTTTTAAGTCTGAAGGTATTAATCAGGATGGCCAAGCAACAATGGAGAAATTTAAAGGTAAATATGATAAAAGGGTTTCTGGAAATGATTAA
- a CDS encoding sigma-70 family RNA polymerase sigma factor, translating into MSSEFNDVLKENEAIIYFLMKKLKIRDPEKEFYQEGLIALWKAVQTHNAKRGKLSTYAYFLIEKSLLSLIRMPKEPEKLELMDWYTDKSLTYVLETEFDPYQLKRIEQVLTHKEMKWFTLFVLQDLSLKTIAEIEGVSIEAVKTWAKQAKPKLQQLLRNE; encoded by the coding sequence ATGTCTAGTGAGTTTAATGATGTATTAAAAGAAAATGAAGCTATAATTTATTTTCTGATGAAAAAATTAAAAATCCGTGATCCAGAGAAAGAGTTTTATCAAGAGGGGCTTATCGCACTATGGAAGGCCGTACAAACTCATAACGCTAAGCGAGGAAAACTCTCAACCTATGCTTATTTCCTCATTGAAAAGTCACTCCTGAGCTTGATTCGAATGCCAAAGGAGCCTGAGAAGCTAGAATTGATGGATTGGTATACGGATAAGAGCTTAACCTATGTGCTTGAAACAGAATTTGATCCTTATCAACTTAAAAGAATTGAACAGGTTTTAACGCACAAAGAGATGAAGTGGTTCACCTTGTTTGTCTTGCAGGACCTTTCTCTCAAAACCATTGCAGAGATTGAAGGAGTAAGCATTGAAGCAGTGAAAACCTGGGCAAAACAGGCGAAACCAAAACTTCAGCAATTGCTGCGAAATGAATAA
- a CDS encoding glycosyltransferase, with product MKAVFVHSHIFKYDNDYNFYSDGKLTYQMWEQRYLKYFDNLIVAARAKRKLGENLNISSGNRVEHIILPSLSKIKGRYKNKSDLKKKLKTVIEGSDALIARMPSEHAYLAIKIAKRLNKPYTVEIVGDVFSSFWTHGSVVGKLLAPIYYFKYRKVIKQSAYLIYVTKNNLQKKYPYNSSASFTNISNVDLPSVSDLILFNRLSKINKLDVRKEVNIGLIGSYSSKYKGIDRAIKSIKQLNSKGLKCNLIVLGEGNNRWLLDLSKKLNVENNVVFLGSLPGGKEVFEWLDNIDLYIQPSLTEGLPRSLIEAMSRGLPCVASSVGGIPELIDKKFIHNPKSYKELSEKIFYLLSNKKLMLEQAKKNYSYSKSYTSDVLNERRKDFWVNFNHKEFSGK from the coding sequence ATGAAAGCAGTTTTTGTCCATAGTCATATATTTAAATATGATAATGATTACAATTTCTACTCGGATGGAAAATTAACTTATCAAATGTGGGAACAAAGATATTTAAAATACTTTGATAACCTAATTGTTGCCGCTAGAGCCAAAAGAAAGCTAGGGGAAAATTTAAATATTTCAAGTGGTAATCGAGTAGAACATATTATCCTGCCAAGTCTATCAAAAATAAAAGGTAGATATAAAAACAAAAGTGATTTAAAAAAAAAGTTAAAAACTGTAATTGAAGGATCCGATGCTTTGATAGCAAGAATGCCTAGCGAACATGCATATCTTGCAATAAAAATTGCCAAAAGATTAAATAAGCCCTATACGGTAGAAATTGTAGGAGATGTTTTTTCATCTTTTTGGACTCATGGAAGTGTAGTTGGGAAATTACTTGCACCAATTTATTATTTCAAATATAGAAAAGTGATAAAACAATCTGCATACCTAATTTATGTGACAAAAAATAATTTACAGAAAAAGTATCCTTATAATTCCAGTGCAAGCTTTACTAATATCTCAAACGTTGACTTACCATCTGTATCAGATTTAATACTATTTAATAGGCTTAGTAAAATAAATAAACTTGATGTACGAAAAGAAGTCAACATTGGATTAATAGGCTCATATTCCTCAAAATATAAGGGGATTGATAGAGCGATAAAGTCAATTAAACAATTAAATAGCAAAGGCTTGAAATGTAACCTAATAGTACTCGGAGAAGGAAATAATAGATGGTTATTAGACCTTTCTAAAAAGTTGAATGTCGAAAATAACGTTGTTTTTTTAGGAAGTTTACCTGGCGGGAAAGAAGTATTTGAATGGCTTGATAATATAGACTTGTACATTCAACCTAGTCTAACTGAGGGTTTACCTAGATCTTTAATAGAAGCAATGAGTCGTGGACTTCCATGTGTTGCTTCATCCGTAGGGGGTATCCCGGAATTAATTGATAAAAAATTTATTCATAACCCTAAATCATATAAAGAGTTAAGTGAAAAGATTTTTTATTTATTAAGTAACAAAAAGCTTATGCTTGAACAAGCAAAAAAAAATTATTCTTATTCAAAAAGTTACACTTCTGATGTGCTAAATGAAAGAAGGAAAGATTTTTGGGTTAATTTTAATCATAAGGAGTTTAGTGGAAAATGA
- a CDS encoding DegT/DnrJ/EryC1/StrS family aminotransferase, which produces MSNKDRIFLSSPHMSGNEQKYIQEAFDLNWIAPLGNNVDAFEGDLASYNLINDAAVVTSGTAAIHLALRLLNVCKGDTVFCSSLTFVASANPILYQGAKPVFIDSEPDTWNMSPSALRRAFQDAAKQGKLPKAVIVVNLYGQSAKIDELIEICDIYDVPVIEDAAESLGSEYKGKKSGTFGRYGIFSFNGNKIITTSGGGALVSNDVDALKKARFLATQARDKAVHYQHSEIGYNYRMSNIVAGIGRAQLEVLDDRVERRREVFDRYKEAFADQLGFEFMPELEGTKSNRWLTALTIDPEKAGISREEIIEALGKDNIEARPVWKPMHLQPLFDGMDYYSHEKGNSVSDNLFKYGLCLPSGSNMTEEQQDRVITGIKSLLNKKTLSRSF; this is translated from the coding sequence ATGAGTAATAAAGATAGAATCTTCCTCTCATCCCCTCACATGAGTGGAAACGAACAAAAATATATACAAGAAGCATTTGATCTCAACTGGATTGCTCCACTAGGTAATAATGTCGATGCATTTGAAGGCGATCTTGCTTCTTATAATTTGATAAATGATGCAGCGGTTGTAACATCTGGTACTGCAGCAATACATTTAGCATTACGATTATTAAATGTGTGTAAGGGTGACACAGTATTCTGTTCATCACTGACTTTTGTAGCAAGCGCAAATCCTATTCTGTATCAAGGTGCAAAACCAGTCTTCATAGATTCAGAACCAGATACATGGAATATGTCACCATCTGCATTAAGAAGAGCCTTTCAAGATGCTGCTAAGCAAGGTAAACTTCCAAAGGCTGTTATTGTAGTGAACTTGTATGGCCAGAGTGCGAAAATTGACGAATTAATAGAGATATGTGATATTTATGATGTTCCGGTAATAGAAGATGCTGCCGAATCACTAGGCAGTGAATATAAGGGGAAAAAGAGTGGCACGTTTGGACGATATGGTATCTTTTCGTTTAATGGAAATAAAATCATCACCACTTCCGGGGGTGGCGCGTTAGTCTCTAATGATGTAGATGCTTTGAAAAAAGCTAGATTTCTAGCAACACAAGCTAGGGATAAAGCTGTTCATTACCAGCACAGTGAAATTGGCTACAATTACCGAATGAGTAATATTGTCGCCGGAATCGGACGTGCACAGTTGGAAGTGTTAGATGACCGAGTAGAGCGACGTCGTGAGGTCTTTGATCGATACAAGGAGGCTTTCGCTGATCAGCTTGGGTTTGAGTTTATGCCCGAATTAGAAGGTACCAAATCCAATCGCTGGTTAACTGCATTAACAATTGATCCTGAAAAGGCTGGTATCTCTAGGGAAGAAATTATTGAAGCATTAGGAAAAGATAATATTGAGGCACGCCCAGTGTGGAAACCAATGCACTTACAACCTCTTTTTGATGGAATGGACTATTATTCACATGAAAAAGGCAATAGTGTATCAGACAATCTATTTAAATATGGTCTATGCTTACCATCTGGATCTAATATGACAGAAGAACAACAGGATAGAGTAATTACTGGGATTAAAAGTTTGTTAAATAAAAAGACACTATCTAGGAGTTTTTAA
- a CDS encoding nucleotide sugar dehydrogenase, with the protein MEQKIAVVGLGYVGLPLAVAFGKKQDIIGFDINEQRIESLKQGYDKTNEVESYDLEDTSVTFTSDPTDLNKVNFIIVAVPTPITENKQPDLIPLVKASETIGKNISKGTIVVYESTVYPGATEEECVPVLEKASGLKCGVDFFVGYSPERINPGDKEHTFTTITKVVSGQNAEVLEIVANVYGSVVEAGVHKASSIKVAEAAKVIENTQRDLNISLMNELAVIFDKLNIDTTEVLAAAGTKWNFLNFSPGLVGGHCIGVDPYYLTHKAQKVGHHPEVILAGRKTNDNVGKFIATSLVKQMIKKNMPVQGSTVTVLGFTFKENVPDLRNTRVIDIVTELEDFDINVQITDAHADSGEAYEEYEIDLTSYSELKPADAVVFAVPHKVYLEEGWGMFDHLLKHGKGIVFDVKSKLNKVECPNNIELWRL; encoded by the coding sequence ATGGAACAAAAGATAGCGGTAGTAGGGTTAGGATATGTAGGATTACCATTAGCAGTTGCTTTTGGAAAAAAACAGGATATTATTGGTTTTGATATTAATGAACAGCGCATCGAAAGTTTAAAACAGGGTTATGACAAAACAAATGAAGTTGAATCTTATGATTTAGAGGATACTTCAGTCACTTTCACCTCAGACCCAACAGACCTTAATAAGGTAAATTTTATTATTGTTGCGGTACCAACGCCTATTACTGAAAATAAACAACCGGATTTAATACCATTGGTCAAAGCATCTGAAACAATAGGGAAAAACATATCTAAAGGAACAATAGTGGTATATGAATCTACAGTATATCCTGGCGCAACTGAAGAAGAGTGTGTACCAGTATTAGAAAAAGCATCAGGTCTGAAGTGTGGGGTAGATTTCTTTGTTGGATATTCTCCTGAAAGAATTAATCCTGGAGATAAAGAACATACATTTACTACAATTACTAAGGTCGTGTCCGGGCAAAATGCTGAGGTTCTAGAAATAGTTGCTAATGTTTATGGGTCTGTAGTAGAGGCCGGGGTCCATAAAGCAAGCTCTATTAAAGTAGCTGAAGCAGCGAAAGTAATTGAAAATACACAACGTGATTTAAATATTTCTTTAATGAATGAGTTGGCAGTGATTTTTGATAAATTAAATATAGACACAACTGAAGTATTAGCTGCGGCAGGAACAAAGTGGAACTTTTTGAATTTCTCGCCAGGGCTAGTAGGTGGACATTGTATAGGTGTTGATCCATATTATCTAACACATAAAGCACAGAAAGTAGGCCACCATCCAGAGGTAATTTTGGCGGGTAGAAAGACAAATGATAATGTCGGTAAATTTATTGCAACATCTTTGGTAAAACAAATGATTAAGAAAAATATGCCTGTTCAAGGCTCTACTGTTACTGTTCTTGGATTTACTTTTAAAGAGAATGTACCGGATTTGAGAAATACAAGGGTAATAGACATAGTAACTGAATTAGAAGACTTTGATATAAATGTGCAGATTACTGATGCCCATGCCGATAGTGGGGAAGCGTATGAGGAATATGAAATAGATTTAACGTCATATAGCGAGTTAAAACCAGCCGATGCTGTTGTTTTTGCAGTGCCTCACAAGGTCTATTTGGAAGAAGGCTGGGGAATGTTTGACCATTTATTAAAACATGGTAAAGGAATTGTATTTGATGTAAAGAGTAAACTAAATAAGGTAGAATGTCCAAACAATATTGAGTTGTGGAGATTATAA
- a CDS encoding RNA polymerase sigma factor, with amino-acid sequence MDKDMNVTFEEVYEQNKRRIHYHIHKLHIHDPHQEFYQEGLCAMWNAYQTYQPDKGVMSTYFNYTIRNRLIDILRKKTREQQHDDSCVQEVGAALYSGNRNRKSETPIPDYTGISVDDSSDEMWEQVKSQLTEAQWNWVYHYIILNMSIKEIAEKQGTTIDAVKSQGKRARQKLKEVWIGTEGQVPRPAR; translated from the coding sequence ATGGACAAGGACATGAATGTGACGTTTGAAGAAGTTTACGAACAAAATAAGCGGAGGATCCATTACCATATTCATAAATTGCATATCCATGATCCACATCAAGAATTCTATCAGGAAGGGCTTTGTGCCATGTGGAATGCTTATCAAACCTATCAGCCTGATAAAGGTGTTATGTCTACGTATTTCAACTATACGATTCGTAACCGATTAATCGATATACTTAGAAAGAAGACGAGAGAACAGCAGCATGATGACAGTTGTGTACAGGAGGTAGGGGCTGCCCTCTATAGTGGTAATCGAAATCGAAAAAGTGAAACACCGATTCCCGATTATACCGGTATTTCCGTAGACGATTCATCTGATGAGATGTGGGAACAAGTAAAATCCCAGCTAACAGAGGCCCAATGGAATTGGGTTTACCATTACATTATCTTAAACATGTCCATCAAAGAAATAGCCGAGAAACAAGGAACTACCATCGACGCCGTAAAAAGCCAAGGCAAACGAGCCCGCCAGAAACTGAAAGAAGTGTGGATTGGGACGGAGGGACAGGTCCCTCGTCCCGCTCGTTAA
- a CDS encoding glycosyltransferase family 4 protein, whose protein sequence is MRGKILQICAIDLTVDKLLKPLIMESEQQGFETHVACTDTGLFNKLNREIPNLKNIPIDRSINIASNLKSIIALYKLMKKEKYDIVHVHTPIAALLGRIAAKLAGIKHVIYTAHGFYFHDDMSKKQYRFYYTIEKYAAKLLTDWLLLQSEEDYNLALHDKFLKEDRTIHLSNGVNVNEKFNPDKLDENDLLEIKQEIDIKESDVVFTFIGRLVKEKGIIELLESFKNISAKYSNAKLVLIGGLPESERDTTSIKEIKQLMNQDNVTYLGFRDDIHNILALSHVFVLPSYREGLPRSIIEAMAMKNAIIATNIRGCREQVIENENGHLVGRKSVDELTDAMENMLIQQKRIQQMGERAREIAINKFNESIVLAKQIDLFEWLLEENYNYKVTGYNYKS, encoded by the coding sequence ATGAGAGGCAAAATACTTCAAATATGTGCTATTGATTTAACTGTCGATAAGCTGCTGAAACCGCTAATTATGGAGTCGGAACAACAAGGTTTTGAAACGCATGTCGCCTGTACAGACACTGGATTGTTTAATAAATTGAATCGGGAAATACCAAATTTGAAAAATATTCCTATTGATCGGTCTATTAATATAGCATCTAATTTAAAATCCATTATTGCGTTGTATAAATTAATGAAAAAAGAAAAATATGATATTGTACACGTTCATACACCTATTGCAGCATTACTAGGAAGAATTGCGGCTAAATTAGCTGGCATAAAACATGTTATTTATACTGCACACGGTTTCTATTTTCATGATGATATGTCCAAAAAACAGTACAGGTTTTATTATACTATTGAGAAATACGCAGCAAAGTTATTGACTGATTGGTTACTTCTTCAGAGTGAAGAAGATTATAATTTAGCTTTGCATGATAAATTTTTGAAAGAGGACAGAACTATTCATTTAAGCAATGGAGTAAATGTCAATGAAAAGTTTAACCCTGATAAATTAGATGAAAATGACTTGTTGGAAATAAAACAAGAGATAGATATTAAAGAATCCGATGTGGTTTTTACTTTTATTGGACGTCTCGTTAAAGAAAAAGGGATAATTGAACTTTTAGAGTCTTTCAAGAATATCTCTGCTAAATATTCAAATGCAAAGCTAGTATTAATTGGAGGACTGCCTGAAAGTGAAAGAGATACGACATCAATAAAAGAAATTAAGCAATTAATGAATCAAGACAATGTTACTTATCTAGGTTTTCGCGATGATATTCATAATATATTGGCTTTAAGCCATGTTTTTGTTTTACCTTCATATCGTGAAGGGTTACCCCGATCCATTATCGAAGCTATGGCAATGAAAAACGCCATCATTGCTACAAATATTCGCGGATGTAGGGAGCAGGTAATTGAGAATGAGAATGGTCACTTGGTGGGAAGAAAATCTGTTGATGAACTTACAGATGCAATGGAGAATATGTTGATTCAACAGAAGCGAATTCAGCAAATGGGAGAACGGGCTAGAGAAATTGCAATTAATAAATTTAATGAATCTATAGTATTGGCGAAGCAGATAGATCTTTTTGAATGGTTGTTGGAAGAAAATTATAATTACAAAGTTACAGGGTATAATTACAAGAGTTGA
- a CDS encoding acetyltransferase: MIKLVLIGAGGHSKVIKDIVAENDDLELYAIVDDAFDQTNELDGIIYAHPNFLDSINVDLYKFCIAIGNNAIRQMLFKKFNIPIDKYVTLIHPSAVVSNTAKIGLGSVVMPNAVINADSSVGNHCIVNTNAVVEHDNVLEDFVHVSPNATLSGVVNVGEGTHIGSGAVVIPVKNIGSWSTVGAGAVVVNDVCDGITVVGVPAKELMKRDEPNE; the protein is encoded by the coding sequence ATGATTAAATTAGTATTAATAGGTGCCGGTGGCCATAGTAAAGTAATTAAGGATATTGTAGCTGAAAATGATGATTTGGAATTATATGCGATTGTTGATGATGCATTTGATCAAACGAATGAACTAGATGGGATTATTTATGCTCATCCCAACTTTTTGGATAGTATAAACGTGGATTTATATAAGTTTTGTATAGCTATAGGGAACAATGCCATACGCCAAATGCTATTTAAAAAATTTAATATACCCATTGATAAGTATGTTACTTTAATTCATCCAAGTGCTGTAGTTAGTAATACTGCTAAAATTGGACTTGGTAGTGTAGTGATGCCTAATGCTGTTATTAATGCTGATAGCAGCGTTGGAAACCATTGTATTGTTAATACTAATGCAGTTGTCGAACATGATAATGTTTTAGAAGATTTTGTACATGTTTCTCCTAACGCTACTTTGTCTGGAGTAGTTAATGTTGGAGAGGGAACCCATATTGGATCTGGTGCTGTAGTAATACCAGTAAAAAATATTGGAAGTTGGAGTACTGTTGGGGCAGGTGCAGTTGTTGTCAACGATGTATGTGACGGTATAACAGTGGTTGGAGTGCCAGCTAAAGAATTGATGAAAAGGGATGAACCAAATGAGTAA
- a CDS encoding LCP family protein, translating into MERSSHKKSKKLWIKIPLIVILVVLLGVGIYAYSIYNNAKQTVNGEMHKKVESIDHELTKKKVKATKPLNILLLGVDERANDVGRSDALMVLSLDPKYDKMQLVSIPRDTRTLIVGKGYADKINHAYAFGGADMSVATVENFLDIEMDYYVRMNMEGLEALIDQLGTITVNNDVAWQYHEYNFTKGRIELDGEKAMRFVRMRKKDPDGGFGRTERQRQVIQGIIDKGASIASISKINGLIDILGDNMTTNLDFDEMKKLLSGYKGTRKNVVSYMMSGSGTKIDGIYYLQVPDSEVEKVHEMIVGVKS; encoded by the coding sequence ATGGAACGTTCATCACACAAAAAGTCAAAAAAGCTTTGGATCAAAATACCACTTATCGTTATTCTGGTTGTTCTACTCGGAGTTGGAATTTATGCATATTCCATTTACAACAATGCAAAACAAACAGTTAATGGAGAAATGCATAAAAAGGTAGAGTCCATTGATCATGAACTTACAAAGAAAAAAGTGAAAGCAACTAAACCATTGAATATACTGTTACTTGGTGTTGACGAACGGGCAAATGATGTTGGTCGTTCCGATGCACTTATGGTTTTATCGCTTGATCCGAAGTATGACAAAATGCAATTGGTAAGCATTCCACGTGATACTAGAACATTGATCGTGGGCAAGGGATATGCGGATAAGATTAACCATGCCTATGCATTTGGTGGTGCCGACATGTCAGTTGCAACCGTGGAGAACTTTCTTGATATTGAAATGGATTACTATGTCCGAATGAATATGGAAGGTTTAGAAGCACTTATTGATCAATTAGGTACTATCACAGTGAATAATGATGTGGCATGGCAGTATCATGAATACAATTTCACAAAGGGTCGTATTGAATTAGATGGAGAAAAGGCCATGCGTTTTGTACGTATGCGGAAAAAGGACCCAGATGGTGGCTTTGGTAGAACCGAACGTCAACGACAGGTGATACAAGGTATTATCGATAAAGGTGCAAGCATTGCATCCATAAGTAAAATAAATGGCCTAATTGATATACTTGGCGACAATATGACCACTAATTTGGACTTTGATGAAATGAAAAAGTTGTTAAGTGGATATAAAGGGACAAGAAAGAATGTCGTAAGTTATATGATGTCAGGGAGTGGTACTAAGATTGATGGTATTTATTACTTGCAGGTGCCGGATAGTGAAGTTGAGAAAGTGCATGAGATGATTGTTGGGGTGAAGTCTTGA
- a CDS encoding competence protein ComK has translation MEKIVTNYTINSNTMALLPAKNIEYDTIVIEQSRRLFVRKTPLELIKLACLAEFCTYEGIRCAVMHHTGWQKKVPIPINKNKSIYAFPTHAPTHFRCAWIFSNHVMEIKRRHSIEKPTIQSVITFKNGEHLDMNESYHILEKQMHRTNMCLLRFPSRLSGPMFHQEMGVGMKELYYGKEFMDDSDLELK, from the coding sequence ATGGAAAAAATCGTAACAAATTATACTATAAACAGTAATACAATGGCTTTGCTGCCAGCTAAAAATATCGAATACGACACAATTGTGATCGAACAGTCTCGGCGGTTGTTTGTTAGAAAGACACCACTCGAGCTGATCAAATTAGCTTGTTTGGCTGAATTCTGCACATATGAAGGGATAAGGTGTGCCGTCATGCATCATACCGGTTGGCAAAAAAAAGTTCCTATTCCCATCAATAAGAATAAAAGCATTTACGCCTTTCCAACCCACGCTCCGACACATTTCCGGTGTGCTTGGATCTTTTCTAACCACGTGATGGAAATTAAACGGAGGCATTCTATAGAAAAACCGACCATTCAATCAGTTATAACTTTCAAAAATGGAGAACATCTAGACATGAACGAGTCGTATCACATATTAGAAAAACAAATGCATCGAACGAATATGTGTTTATTAAGATTCCCCTCGCGCTTAAGCGGCCCAATGTTTCATCAAGAGATGGGGGTAGGGATGAAAGAGTTATATTATGGTAAGGAATTTATGGATGATAGTGATTTGGAATTGAAGTAA
- a CDS encoding excalibur calcium-binding domain-containing protein — MDFIALLGFLSIIFSIFYLIFHFIKKAKHKEKVLSKKIFYPALIGGFVFLILGISFMDTGVQGQLNKALEKNEELTNKNTNLKSENKELNKQVTALESEIKKKSSKVTKYENSLKSLKEEKSEFDKDKESLNDKISDLTETKTNLKDKVINLESKLETTKSKLASAQLVSSSSSKSTTGNSNYDSSTTNSSEVNSNVYYDNCTAAKEAGAAPVRRGDPGYASHLDRDGDGVGCES; from the coding sequence ATGGATTTCATAGCACTATTGGGCTTTCTTAGTATTATCTTTTCAATTTTTTATCTAATTTTTCATTTTATTAAAAAGGCAAAACACAAAGAGAAAGTGCTTTCAAAGAAAATATTTTATCCCGCACTAATAGGAGGTTTCGTCTTCCTTATTCTAGGGATAAGCTTTATGGACACAGGTGTTCAAGGACAATTAAATAAGGCTTTAGAGAAAAATGAAGAGCTAACTAATAAAAACACTAACTTAAAATCAGAAAACAAGGAACTTAATAAGCAGGTTACGGCACTTGAATCCGAAATAAAGAAAAAGTCTTCAAAGGTTACTAAATACGAAAATAGTTTAAAATCATTAAAGGAGGAAAAAAGTGAATTTGATAAGGATAAGGAATCGTTAAACGATAAGATTAGTGATTTAACAGAAACAAAAACAAATTTAAAGGATAAAGTAATAAACCTAGAGTCAAAACTTGAAACCACTAAATCAAAATTAGCAAGTGCGCAATTGGTGTCTTCTAGTTCAAGCAAATCCACTACTGGAAATTCAAATTATGATTCTAGCACAACTAATTCATCAGAAGTAAATTCAAACGTTTACTATGATAATTGCACAGCTGCAAAAGAAGCCGGTGCAGCCCCTGTTAGACGAGGTGACCCTGGATATGCTTCACATTTAGACAGAGATGGAGATGGGGTAGGGTGTGAATCTTAG